A stretch of the Amycolatopsis sp. BJA-103 genome encodes the following:
- the zwf gene encoding glucose-6-phosphate dehydrogenase translates to MTRAWSNPLRDPRDKRLPRIAGPSSLVIFGVTGDLARKKLMPAIYDLAHRGLLPAGFSLVGFARRDWEHQDFGELVHDSVKEHARTPFKESVWNRLAEGIRFVQGTFDDDDAFDRLAQTVKDLDAERGTGGNTAFYLSIPPSAFPVVTKQLARSGLADASEETWRRVVIEKPFGRDLKSAKELNEIVNDVFPEESVFRIDHYLGKETVQNLLALRFANQLFEPIWNANYVDHVQITMAEDIGLGGRAGYYDGIGAARDVIQNHLLQLLALTAMEEPVSFAPRALRSEKVKVLSATKPLGPLEETTARGQYAGGWQGGSKVPGLLQEDGFAKDSTTETYAAVTLEVQNRRWAGVPFYLRTGKRLGRRVTEIAVVFKRAPHLPFDSTSTEELGQNALVIRVQPDEGITLRFGSKVPGTTMEVRDVTMDFGYGHAFTESSPEAYERLILDVLLGEPSLFPVNEEVELSWEILDPILDHWAKKGAPEAYPPGSWGPPSADEMLERTGRNWRRP, encoded by the coding sequence GTGACCCGAGCCTGGAGCAACCCGCTGCGCGACCCGCGCGACAAGCGGCTGCCGCGGATCGCCGGGCCGTCCAGCCTGGTGATCTTCGGCGTGACCGGTGACCTCGCCCGCAAGAAGCTGATGCCGGCGATCTACGACCTCGCCCACCGCGGGCTGCTGCCCGCCGGGTTCTCGCTGGTCGGTTTCGCCCGCCGGGACTGGGAACACCAGGACTTCGGCGAGCTCGTGCACGACTCGGTCAAGGAGCACGCGCGGACGCCGTTCAAGGAGTCGGTGTGGAACCGGCTCGCCGAAGGCATCCGTTTCGTGCAGGGCACCTTCGACGACGACGACGCCTTCGACAGGCTCGCGCAGACGGTCAAGGACCTCGACGCCGAACGTGGCACCGGCGGCAACACCGCGTTCTACCTGTCGATCCCGCCGAGCGCGTTCCCGGTGGTGACCAAGCAGCTCGCCCGCTCCGGCCTCGCCGACGCGAGCGAGGAGACCTGGCGCCGCGTGGTCATCGAGAAGCCGTTCGGCCGCGACCTCAAGAGCGCCAAGGAGCTCAACGAGATCGTGAACGACGTCTTCCCCGAGGAGTCGGTGTTCCGCATCGACCACTACCTCGGCAAGGAGACGGTGCAGAACCTGCTGGCGCTGCGGTTCGCGAACCAGCTGTTCGAGCCGATCTGGAACGCCAACTACGTCGACCACGTGCAGATCACCATGGCCGAGGACATCGGTCTCGGCGGCCGCGCGGGGTACTACGACGGCATCGGCGCCGCCCGCGACGTCATCCAGAACCACCTGCTGCAGCTCCTCGCGCTGACCGCGATGGAGGAGCCGGTCTCGTTCGCGCCGCGCGCGCTGCGGTCCGAGAAGGTCAAGGTGCTTTCGGCGACGAAACCCTTGGGACCGCTGGAAGAGACCACCGCGCGCGGGCAGTACGCGGGCGGCTGGCAGGGCGGCTCGAAGGTGCCGGGCCTGCTGCAGGAAGACGGTTTCGCGAAGGACTCGACCACCGAGACCTACGCCGCGGTGACGCTGGAGGTGCAGAACCGCCGCTGGGCGGGCGTGCCGTTCTACCTGCGCACCGGCAAACGGCTGGGCCGCCGGGTCACCGAGATCGCCGTGGTGTTCAAGCGGGCGCCGCATCTGCCGTTCGACTCGACCTCGACCGAGGAACTGGGCCAGAACGCGCTGGTGATCCGGGTGCAGCCCGACGAGGGCATCACGCTGCGGTTCGGGTCGAAGGTGCCGGGGACCACGATGGAGGTCCGCGACGTCACCATGGACTTCGGCTACGGGCACGCGTTCACCGAGTCGTCCCCGGAGGCCTATGAGCGGCTCATCCTGGACGTGCTGCTCGGCGAGCCGTCGCTGTTCCCGGTGAACGAAGAGGTCGAACTGTCCTGGGAGATCCTGGACCCGATCCTCGACCACTGGGCCAAGAAGGGCGCGCCCGAGGCGTACCCGCCCGGTTCGTGGGGGCCGCCGTCCGCGGACGAAATGCTGGAACGTACCGGCCGGAACTGGAGGCGTCCGTGA
- a CDS encoding glucose-6-phosphate isomerase produces the protein MAGETTGVEIVDAALAGEAAPFAERLVADQVASKLASQDATLWGPEAESEASIRLSWTTLHKSSRPLIGEIEALRTDLRSEGVDRVVLAGMGGSSLAPEVITATDGVALTVLDTTDPGQVADALAGDLERTVIVVSSKSGGTVETDSHRRIFAKAFADAGIDASRRIVVVTDPGSPFAELSEKEGYRKIFLADPNVGGRYSALTAFGLVPAGLAGADVARLLDQAASVADTLAADSADNPAVKLAAAWVAAHEKGAEKVVIADTGSGIKGFADWAEQLIAESTGKQGTGLLPVAVEGPDSPGFADAKDDATPVAVGQAEGTAKISVTGSLGAQFLLWEFATAFAGRLLGINPFDQPDVEAAKKAARSLLDNPDKLKGGEEPSTVDGAVEVFGSAGVATEGKLADILRAFFDSAPETGYIAVQAYLDRLDDASTSLLRGEIAKRTGRQTTFGWGPRFLHSTGQYHKGGHQNGVFLQITGAVEQDLDVPDRPYTLGVLQHAQALGDGQVLAEHGRPVLRLHLTDRAAGLAELVRAVQEAGE, from the coding sequence ATGGCAGGGGAAACGACCGGCGTCGAAATCGTCGACGCCGCCCTGGCCGGCGAGGCCGCTCCGTTCGCGGAGCGGCTCGTCGCCGATCAGGTCGCATCGAAATTGGCGTCCCAGGACGCCACACTGTGGGGTCCCGAAGCCGAGTCCGAAGCGTCGATCCGTCTCTCGTGGACGACGCTGCACAAGTCCTCGCGGCCGTTGATCGGCGAGATCGAGGCACTGCGGACCGACCTGCGCTCGGAGGGCGTCGACCGCGTCGTCCTCGCCGGCATGGGCGGTTCGTCGCTGGCACCTGAAGTGATCACCGCGACGGACGGCGTCGCGCTGACCGTCCTCGACACCACCGACCCGGGTCAGGTCGCCGACGCGCTCGCCGGTGACCTGGAGCGGACGGTCATCGTCGTGTCGTCGAAGTCCGGCGGCACCGTCGAGACCGACAGCCACCGGCGGATCTTCGCGAAGGCCTTCGCCGACGCGGGCATCGACGCGAGCCGGCGGATCGTGGTCGTCACCGACCCGGGTTCGCCGTTCGCGGAACTGTCCGAAAAGGAGGGGTACCGCAAGATCTTCCTCGCCGACCCGAACGTCGGCGGCCGCTACTCGGCGCTGACCGCGTTCGGGCTCGTCCCGGCCGGGCTCGCCGGCGCGGACGTCGCCCGCCTGCTCGACCAGGCCGCTTCGGTGGCGGACACGCTGGCAGCCGACTCCGCGGACAACCCCGCGGTCAAGCTGGCGGCGGCCTGGGTCGCGGCGCACGAAAAGGGCGCCGAGAAGGTCGTCATCGCTGACACCGGCTCCGGCATCAAGGGCTTCGCCGACTGGGCGGAGCAGCTGATCGCCGAGTCCACCGGCAAGCAGGGCACCGGTCTCCTTCCGGTCGCCGTCGAGGGTCCGGACTCCCCCGGGTTCGCCGACGCCAAGGACGACGCCACCCCGGTGGCCGTCGGTCAGGCCGAAGGCACCGCGAAGATCTCCGTGACCGGCTCGCTCGGCGCGCAGTTCCTGTTGTGGGAGTTCGCCACCGCGTTCGCCGGACGGCTGCTCGGGATCAACCCGTTCGACCAGCCCGACGTCGAGGCCGCCAAGAAGGCCGCGCGGTCGCTGCTCGACAACCCGGACAAGCTCAAGGGCGGCGAAGAGCCGTCCACTGTGGACGGCGCGGTCGAGGTGTTCGGCTCGGCAGGCGTTGCCACGGAAGGGAAGCTCGCGGACATTCTGCGGGCTTTCTTCGACTCCGCACCGGAAACCGGCTACATCGCGGTGCAGGCGTACCTCGACCGTCTCGACGACGCGTCGACATCGCTCCTGCGCGGCGAGATCGCCAAGCGGACCGGTCGCCAGACCACCTTCGGGTGGGGGCCGCGGTTCCTGCACTCCACCGGGCAGTACCACAAGGGCGGGCACCAGAACGGGGTCTTCCTGCAGATCACCGGCGCCGTCGAGCAGGATCTCGACGTGCCGGACCGGCCGTACACGCTCGGCGTCCTGCAGCACGCGCAGGCGCTCGGCGACGGCCAGGTGCTCGCGGAGCACGGTCGCCCGGTGCTGCGGCTGCACCTCACCGACCGGGCCGCCGGCCTGGCCGAACTGGTCCGCGCGGTACAGGAGGCAGGCGAGTGA